The DNA region ATTGTGGTATTGTATTTCATGATTACTCTTAAAATGGgttcgtttttatattaatgaaaaatgcaCTTATTGTTCACGTGTAGGTAGATATTGATGTATCTATCTACGTTCAACGATTAACTGATGGAGTATTGTTACAATTCCCTGATTAATAGACGACTTCTCAGGGTGCCAATCAGCTTTCGATACTATACAAATTGGTTGCGTATCCTTTGCGCAAGTATTCGTTTCGACGAACAGTATCTTCTGATGAAACGTCGatactttattttcgtttgttttcaaTTGCAAtacgttaatataatttttattacaatttatatttcattgtttcatttttcatttcattttttaaaggaCAAAAACGCTTTGACTAcgtcataatttatttaagtatGAATTGAAAATGGAtctatacaattaatatttaaataatattagacaTCAAAGGGAAGACATAAATagtcatatttaaaatttaaatataattataattataatttcatatatcgatatgtatatcggtatatattttatttaattgattgcATATCTTTGATTTCATTCActtctttttgtattatcttaaacaatatttacatttttaaattattatttaaaaatgccGTATGAAAAATACGATTGtttaaataagataagaagaacatataaaaaaatatgttttgttATCATATTAGTTTCATTATCTTACTTTATCTTGTTATCTCaggaaaatatctttttgttacaattttagaatgtattatttataatcagaTAATGATTATACTGTTCAgatcatttgtattttttttttgttatgtcCTTATCTATATCTAAAACATGCTTGATCATGCATGTCCTTGGCACTGAATACCAAATGATTTAAAACAGGCAAGATCTGTTTCactattaatttcaatagatGATTCACAGAATCCATAGGTCAGAGGTTACTATCTTGAttgattttctaaataaaaaatatatcactatactattcaaatatttcgttGCGTTTGATATACATGTGCAGAACATATAACGGTTATatgtgaaaagataaaaaagtgaTTGGCATGGCCGATGTGCTGTcgttataaaaagtaaaacatgTTTTATATCTGTACTGTAACGAAGCAACAAAACTTCAATATATCCGAGTTTAATCGATGAAGAGAACTGAAccgaataaatcaaatttgaagagaaaatcgttataaatcgcagattaataaatttaaatatttcatcgtagattcaaaaatgaataataatttcgaaattctcatgatgattcaaaaaaaaagaaagaaagaacaacgaTATGCGTGATCAAgttcgttcgaacgaatttcaatgaatttattttatcaatattgttttcgaacaaatgaaataaatttactatGAACGATACATAAGTGATCTGTAAATTCCGATTGATTACCTTCGTTTATTGAGAAGTAAAGCATACAACGCTTATGATTATTTGTaatgtgaaaatatttctttacagattttcgtattattttacgCGTACAATTATCAATTGACTCACTTAAACGTTTGCCAATTAACTAGgagtttaaatatatgtaggagttttacatatatgtaggaGTTTAGATACTTTGTATAAACGCCTTCTTTCGGaattttacattgaaaaatgtgaaatatgttacttttatcttttatggATTGCCATTTGACATTATACGCATTGTAGAcaatacgattataaatatcttcttAGAGTATCATCGAGAAACAAACGTAtagagtattattattaaaaaattctttttaatttttatctaaattagTGACAATTGAGAGATTTGTTATTAAACGTATCTAAAtgtaacgttatatatattgaattacaAGAACAGAGCCAAGATAACATTGCATTTATCATATAACGTTTACTATGTTACAATGACTTGCACGTGAGTTGTTATCGTATCCTCCTACTAATTGTCATCTTGCGTAATCAATGTTAAATCACATATTAAAATCTTCGCATTTATACAAATGAATTTTGTTGGACAATTAAAACATAATGCCGGAGTGGTAGAAATATGTCGATGGTTGAGTTCTGTAAAGATGAATGGCAAAGCTTACATAAGCCACGGATATTTATACGCACGGTTCGAAAATAGTCGACAAACCGCAATCTCTGTAGAGTCGTTTCACTAATACGAGCAAAGGCGTTTCGATAAAGCATGAAAAACTTAAAATTCTTTAAGCTGTGCAACTTGAAAGATATTTTGTAACATTTGATGAAATCTATATTCTTCTACTGTGATGATTAAGCAGGAAACATAATATGAATCTTAACGagactatttctttttcttgtgaattttttttttttcttcgctattattcgatatattataatagaattttcttatatcgtagaatcagtttttttttttttttttttttttttttttttttttaagcggACACATTAGTACacgttattcttatttattatattaattatatttatcgattttacaaaagcaagattattactatttatcattatctttaaattttattatctatttcttcatttcttttcgttcaacgttattatttattttatcatttgttaTCGTTTCCGTTGATTGTATTAATAGCATTAGTGGATTTTCGAGCATTAATTTCCAACCAAAAACCATTTTCAGCTGTCATGATCATACTTTTTTTACTAAATTTTATTGGTATCGAAGTTTTAGAACATATCTTAAGTTCACAACGGGCTAAGAGATTGAAAAATACAACTTTACAAATCATAAGAGCGTATCTATTGCCTATACAAATTCTGGGCCCAATAccgaaaggaaaataaattaatgaatcaaTATCTCCATCAATAAATCTACTTGGATCGAACTTATCTggatttggaaaatattttggaTCACGGTGTATGGAATATGGTAAAAACCAAACACTTGTTCCAGGTTTTAACATATATGATTTCCCTCCAGGTATTGCTGGTGGTAATTCCAAACTTTTTGAACAATATCTGTCCACAAACGATGTCAAAGGGTATAGTCTTAAAGTTTCATTGATTACAGCgtctaaatatttcaaattcataATAACATCATACGTAGCCCGACCATTTGTCATTTTCAGACTTTGATTGATTTCCTCTCGTAGTTTGATTTGAACTTCATTGTTTACAGCTATTTCGTGAGCAAGAAAACACATAAAGGTCGCAGTAGAATCCGATCCGGCAAGGAAAAACACAAAGGCTTGTGACGTCATATCATCATAAGATATTtgcattttctctcttgattCCATCATCAATTGAATCATGTCAGGTCGAATaatacctttttcttctcttgtttTAATACTATCGATGATTACATTGCGGAAAAAGTTACGTACTTTGTCACCAAATAGTTTAATGTCAAACGTTTTAAATAACCAAGGAAAATTTCTACCCAAAAGTAATTTCATAGAAAGAATACTGTCAAAATTTAAAATCGTCTTAGTCAGCGTAATGAAATCGTTATTCGGATCCTTTATAGAATCAATAGCAATACCAAAAGCAGTTGTCGCTACTGCGTCACTcgtataatttgtaaaaatgtcTTTCATTTCGGTTGTCCAACCTTTTTCAGATCTTATCGCGATATGATTAACAAAGTTTTCAGCACATTCCTGTACTAATCCAAACATCATCTTCATTTTGCTGGAGGTGAATGTAGgacttaatatttttctcatttcacgCCAAGTATCACCTCGTAGTTGAAAAAGATTCTTTGCCATTAAGGGTTCGTTTTCAGCAACGAAACTAGTATGATCGCAAAAGTTATCAAAGTTTTTGATCccaattaaattgattatttcaGGATCACGAAGTATTATAACCGGGCTCATGAAATCGTAAAATCCAAAGTACTTTGtttgtgaatattttttatataaatctccCAATAATAAATGCACAGGTTTTCGTCGAAAGAAGTAAGGTGCCATATTGCCGAATATAGGTAATGGAGTATCatgtaataattctttttccttaaagTAAGATGTGCTACGGAAACAGAAATGATAAAGACCCAAGCCAATGGCGAGAATCGTTAATACAGTCATAAAAATCTCCATCGATTGAAAGTGTTTTCAAATTCTTCttcaattaaaatacaaatctTCAAACTcttgaagaaatagaaagtacCGACAGAGATGTTATGAGACTTGTTATCGACTCGAGTAGCTGCGAGTGACTAACAGCAGTAGATGATTTTATACCACTTGAAGTATTTGAAGCAATGATTATCTGACAATCAATGATTTAAGAGCATCAAGGATCCATATATAACTAAAGATGACGTCTTCTATATCAAGAGAATTAACTTGgaaattgttttcatttcttattcaatgaagtatcatttaatttaaatataataaataattaactaattaaacttttgaatatttttaggtACTATGTTAAgctattatatgtatataaatattcagctttatatatcgaaaacaagttatatcagaaatatttatattattctgatAATGCAAAAATGAAGTgtttattaatcgaatttatattaattaatatgaagaGAGTAAATATAAAGGAATTTATGTCTtatctattaatcaatattttttgttaaatatcaaatttacgACGCTTTTGCTAAtgcgaattaaattaatattaagtaataagacatcattctctctctctctctctctctttctctctctctctcccttttttcatattattgatTAAGTATGATATTACAAGCATTAATTAAAACTCGAAGTTTAttctgttaataattaattgtagtTACCGAATGtatcttattttatgtatttactatttttttttttttttttttttttttggagaaagaattataaacgatattatattatttttttaaacgaaagaatGTTCGCacatttataaaagttaacttttattatttttgctcTCTATTAATTAGCAATGATTAATATAGTgacgaattttcattttactgTCCTAATAAGAGTATCAGATGAAAAGTTTATGAGTAACAATAACACAAAAACATGCACATTTATCGCGtctgttattaatttttcaaattaaaggCGTTTCAAATTCTTCGTCCACTACGTTTTTCTCTTCATACCGCAATAACATATATGGGGCAGCTGTGCCATATCCAAGTTTgttgatatttcaataaacatatatacataccagtATTCTTCCACATGACTGGAATGTGTAGGAAGGTAATACTGCGTTTTACTAAGTacgtatctttattttcgtagaTGTTTACTAGTTAGAATTATGAAGACACCTAAGCGCAAAGTGTTTAAGCATAAAACGTTACGGGAAAGTGAAAAGATAAGATTGTGTATTTGTGAACATCATGCAAGATAGAATCATGCAGACTCCCGATATTGTCTTTATCTACGTAGATATTTACCAGGAAGCACATACGTTACGATAAGAAAGGAAGTTCACAAAACGAGGGATAACATTACTCACCGGAATTTGGTTTAGATTAATTTCGGATCTTTCTCTGCTTTGACAGGTGGTGGATACACTCGGTGCTTGTTTGAATCTTCTAGTAAATCTAAGAAGATTTCTCATTATCATTGTATTCATAATGATGATAAGTACAAGCGGTGCTATCAAACTGGCTATGCTATCGATGATACTGATGATCCTCATAGTCTCAAGATATTCTATCTTGAGATCGCATAATTCATAGCCATCGTGAATTTTGACGACGCCGGCCGTAACAAAAGCGTAAGAATGACTTGCTAAGGCAAGTATAACTAGTATCAAGACGATAGCCTTTGCCCGTGCTATTGTGCACATGTGAGGCCGATGCAATGGGTATTGCACGGCTATGAATCTTTCTACAGTAAAGGCGACGATCAGCCAAACGCTAAGAGAGCTACAAACAGCACTGATGTAGACCAAAGTCTCGCACCAGCCGTCTTTGTTGAATACCATCCAGCCAACGGTGTTATTGAGCCAAACCAGAAGAAGGGAGACCAAAAATCCAAAATCAGCTGTAGCCAGTGCTGCTAAATAATAACTCGAACTTCGCATTTTTAGATGGGTATTCAGAAAGACAACGCATGATAAAAGATTTCCAACCAGTCCCAAAAGGATTATGGCCGGAATGTAGTACATGTGGAATAATTCAAGCAGAAAGTACACCGAACTACAAGCTTCGAAGGATTCTTCTTCAAATTCAATCGATGTCTCGTAACTGACGTTTCTGTGAACGTACGTGTTTGTTACATTCGTCCAAGTAACAACAGAACTCGCTGATCTTCGTACACGTGGTAAAGCACTAATCGTAGCTGATATTTGAATACACTTTGAGTTAGTTGCAACATTAGACGTTCTCCAAAACATGATGTGTATACGATCGTTCTTAtgttatgataaatatttacttatgaTCAATCGTATATCAGTGAATCCTTTTTatgcaaaagtaaaaaaaaaaaaaaacagacgaCTTTACACGGCTTTATTTGAGGTCACCTCGTGACAAGGTTTATAAGAATCCTTTGTAGGGGCGAACGATTTCCGTCACTTGTCGTCTTATTGATTCAGGATGATGTGCAGATTGCTTCTTTTACTGTTAGCTACGTTGTTCAAATTTTAGATTTCTCGTTATATGTTTCTTCGATATCTTCGTTTACAGATACTCTTTAGTTCTTGTACGTTAATCACAatgattaatgatttattcgataagttttactcgatatatatttatagattttcctttttcaaggatcttcaaattttctttctaattttgtaATACTATAGTAAGCACAATGTTTACGGGAAGTTAGGCCCTCGTTCATTCATAATTGCACGCTAACATAAATGCTCGATATAAATACTCTCTCAGAATTATCGAGTGAGATGATGATGCAATGCAAATGAAATGTGAAAAGCGGCttgtttataatgaaaataatagatgtttaaataaatctaaggATAATGGAAgaagcgatatatatatatatatatatatatatataatataataaattcttatatgtCTACGAAAGAAACTAATGAGAATGTCCgtcgtttatttaaatttaatcctcgttttgttctattatttattttgtattaattacttttattctatttttctacaaGCTGTGCACGATGTAatgaagattaaaataaaaaactggAATGTTTTTACGgctattttttatgttaaaatttttcaactttCTACGTTGAAccgaaacatttattttctttcgatcgaagaacgtatattttataacttttgtatttatatacatctatagTAAATTTGCTCaatccttttttgtttatacgcATCGATCTCTTTCGTATTAGTCAGGTAGAAGAAAAACTATCGATTTATCTATCGCGGTTTTAAGAAACCTGTTCCTTTGATGAAGATAAACAGATAGGTCTGATTTATCGGTTTAGCGGTTATCCAtcaagaaaagagacaaatgTAGAGCAGATTTAAGATAtggttttaaaaatattccttttcgTAAATATGAAGGACGTTCATGAGAAtctaaaatttctaatattataactttaaaaCGTCGTTTATTTTACGAATTGAACGAaagtatgatatttttatttaatatattagtatgtatttttaattcttttttagtttctttttttcttttcttttttctttttttttttgtttttttttttaaaccaaaCTGTATCGATAATCTGGAAttagatatttaattgattgattacACAAAGATGATAGTAACACCTGTTACGATCTCTGGTAAATGCACTTTCAAGAACCATTAATCAAGATTAAGCTAACATCCACgtaacataaattattatatgagcTTCTCGAACTATATATCATTTACGTGTCCGCGTTAGGACAAATAAATCTAAACACGTTTGATCCGTTATATGCTTTCTTAAAATCGATATCACAATTTTCCATCTTTTCAGAGATAATCCTTATctcaaaattaaaatgtattagtTATTCTATGCAATTGTCTCTGGGAAAGTTCCTTGGTAGTcgttcaaaatgaaaatattaacgtaGGGATTTTTAAATTAGGTAGATAGTCTGAATAGTATATAGCACCGATCGTGATCTCCGAATGAGTTCACTGACTCTAGTAATTTGTATGTATAACGTGCCGAATATTTTTcgctctctttatcttttctcacaatgaaatatatatgtatatatgtatatatatacacacacacacacatatatatatatatatatatatatatacacatgtattttCTTGAAAGGATCCttctaatatataagaaaaatccCTTAGGGATGGTTTGCTACCtgctttgtttctttgttatcTATTTACACAAATCTTTCAACCAagattcgaatttcttttctttccgaaTAAATCCTCAATCCATTCACTTGTAACActctttcataaatatatatgtatatatatattcattttcatcttttcctcttcctcttcctcttcctctttttcttcttctccttcttcttcttttttttttttttctttttttttcttttttttttttttgtatcttttaacACTAACCTTTTCAAATCgctcgatagaaaaaaaagccaATGGGAAAGTTGAAAAACGAGGAGCGTCGTGAGGTTCAGCGCGACGTAAGATAAACTGGACGCGCCGTGGACGATCTCGACGCGTTTGCCGGCCGAAAAGTTCTCCCGCATGCGCCATGCAATTTATACTGCGATGACGACTATGTTCCTTTGGTTCGAGATTTTCATGTTGGATATTTCATCATAACTTCCTCtctcaattttctttcagGAATCGTCTAtggtcatcatcgtcatttctttttctatgatatttatgagaaaaaCGTAAGCAATggaatgattattaaaattgttctaattgaaaaaaaaaaaaaaaaaaaaaaaaaaggcgaataaattagaataataatcaatattaaatcgtaaaaatttcttcaattattttcttaaagtaCTAACTATTTGttatttcaattgattaaacaattctttttttttctttctttctttttctttttttttttattttttcttttttttttcccccttaaaACGATAAACTCTGAGTttttaaaagaggaaagaaaaaagatacgtTGCGTAAGCTTATCGATGATTATACTTTTTAGCTTAGCTGACATCCTATTTTTCAATGTCAATTCCAATGTTTGGGTGTGACAAAGCGTTTCCATCGAGTTTGTATTTTGTGGAATATGAATAATCGTCTAAATGTTTTCTATTgcacgaaaagaaataataaaaataaagattatcgaTCGTGTCTATGAATGACacaaataagatattttatcgtaGTAGATAATTCTGAATGGATGCAAGTAGAGTAAACCAAACTATGGTCAGCCaagatatttcttatattcgtCTAAATTCACATTTAAAAGGAATAGAATGTAAATTCgttataatcataaattttccgcatgaaagaaaacgtatcttctttataaaattctcAATAATCGACTGGACTGATCCCTGCTGTTAGTTCTACCATTCTTTCCGGCATTTAGGCACCCTCTCTGTAATTTATTGATTCTCTCTTCCCTATTCGTCGTCGTTTTATTTGTCTTACTACTTATACACTTTTTCTACGTATTAAAGTAACACCTTTCCGTCATGATTTTATTCAACAAAAGATGATTCGAtctaataatcaaataaattcgatctataatacaataaataatgttttaatgttctttcagaaaaaaatttatataaatacgtatatatctattttaaataaagtaaattagATTGGagttatacttttttattttttcttccaatttgCTCGTCGTCGAAACAACGATTTTATTTGCACGAACTTTAAATTATCAcgtcataatattattaccgtttgTTCAGACGTTGATTGTTTTTTACGATTGATTGAAAGGAGAAACTTTTCTCTTCCATaaccattttaattttttatccatcgtaaatgacattttttttgaatactttaattatcattcatagagattaaataaatcagGTACAATTTTGCGAAATTCGGCAAAacttatctcttttattttgtgtACGCTCATTcaatgttctttattttttcttttttttttttttttagattactAAACCTACCGTGAAATATTTATgttgaataataaatctatttatgGAAagctatatataaattcacaaTGATTTTCCCTTCGgtataatataagaattagTATACAgggaatatttcaattatatatcattaatgtgttggttaaaatatctattgatCTAATTCATTCAAAGAGATTCAATGTTAGAtgttcgttaaaatatttataaaattatcaatacgatcatggaaaattttttcataaaaaataagaaatatattcgaacAAAGGGTAAACATAATCTCAAAAACAAATATGAACCAGAACAATTGGAATTCGTTATTGGTAGAAGACTATATCTGTGCATGACGTAAACGAAATGAGAGAACTATTgttttataatagaataacGTTACAATACGATGGATTATTTATAGTAATGCAACGTAAAtgtttagtatatatatatataaaaatatatatatatatatatatatatatatatattatatgtaaattatataaaaattcgttgcttatttacatatttagaATAGAATGacaatatatacgaaatagcTACAGATTCTCATTATACTATTTcgctttattatattcaattgtaTAGTATAAATAGTCGTTAAGTCTTCTTCTTGGAAACATACAAAATTGCTGTTTACCATTAACAGCGTCGactaaaacataaaataatgagAACAAGGACGGTTTACTCGAAAAGTAAATCTGTTCCACATTTTATTCCTTAACTCTGTCtggtatttaaaattataaaacattataaagcaaatatttatacgcgtttctataaatatatatatattgcagaagatttacaaataaaaattccaaTGTGAAAATCTCGTGACAATAAACTATGTTTACCATTTTATTGCTTACCCTTACTCTTACTGTTTACCATTATTGTTTACAATTTTTCGTTTACATCTTATACGTTGAAGTTTATATCCGAAAATTCATATCACTCGTATTAAGTACAATCAATGATTTCGTCTCATTAATAGAACTTTATTACAATGCattgaattttgtttttttcactTGCGATCATTAGAAAAAGTCATTTctttagataattttaatattcaattaactTTACAATAGCGCATAACGATTagtagtaatttttttttttttaca from Vespa velutina chromosome 3, iVesVel2.1, whole genome shotgun sequence includes:
- the LOC124947743 gene encoding cytochrome P450 9e2-like, with the translated sequence MEIFMTVLTILAIGLGLYHFCFRSTSYFKEKELLHDTPLPIFGNMAPYFFRRKPVHLLLGDLYKKYSQTKYFGFYDFMSPVIILRDPEIINLIGIKNFDNFCDHTSFVAENEPLMAKNLFQLRGDTWREMRKILSPTFTSSKMKMMFGLVQECAENFVNHIAIRSEKGWTTEMKDIFTNYTSDAVATTAFGIAIDSIKDPNNDFITLTKTILNFDSILSMKLLLGRNFPWLFKTFDIKLFGDKVRNFFRNVIIDSIKTREEKGIIRPDMIQLMMESREKMQISYDDMTSQAFVFFLAGSDSTATFMCFLAHEIAVNNEVQIKLREEINQSLKMTNGRATYDVIMNLKYLDAVINETLRLYPLTSFVDRYCSKSLELPPAIPGGKSYMLKPGTSVWFLPYSIHRDPKYFPNPDKFDPSRFIDGDIDSLIYFPFGIGPRICIGNRYALMICKVVFFNLLARCELKICSKTSIPIKFSKKSMIMTAENGFWLEINARKSTNAINTINGNDNK
- the LOC124947744 gene encoding thyrotropin-releasing hormone receptor-like; the encoded protein is MFWRTSNVATNSKCIQISATISALPRVRRSASSVVTWTNVTNTYVHRNVSYETSIEFEEESFEACSSVYFLLELFHMYYIPAIILLGLVGNLLSCVVFLNTHLKMRSSSYYLAALATADFGFLVSLLLVWLNNTVGWMVFNKDGWCETLVYISAVCSSLSVWLIVAFTVERFIAVQYPLHRPHMCTIARAKAIVLILVILALASHSYAFVTAGVVKIHDGYELCDLKIEYLETMRIISIIDSIASLIAPLVLIIIMNTMIMRNLLRFTRRFKQAPSVSTTCQSRERSEINLNQIPSASSSHNGAGGINMGAIIGERRPPSQQSFHSSKTNHSQNSRHQPTSIAVPPSTPRNACQLPEIAARCIHVRSSSRNLVSTRNQQSITKMLLLISTVFIILNSPSYVIRLCVFFFTLARRDTPALLWCLQQFFMLLYYTNFSINFLLYAMCGITFRRCLEQLLRKVLKSMTRYHCNPQRYI